In the Deltaproteobacteria bacterium genome, TTCGATGAGTTGTTCAAGGTTGGCATATTGCCCAACAGTACTTTCGGGTTACCTGGCATCCAAGGAGCCATGGTCATCGGTATACAAGGCATCGGCGTCAAAACACCGAGCGCAGCTGCTGTCGCGGCTGCAACCATTGGATTGGCTGGGCTCATACACATCCCAAAGGGCAAGATATTCATAAACGGCTTATTGTCCATAATATTGGCCGCCGGCATGGTTGCCATCACCCGATTCACAGGCAAAACCACAAGACTCGAAGGCGCTGCACCAAAAGAACACTTTAGGCTGGCACCCATACAAACCTGACAGCCCATAGCTTACCCTTCTTGCTCTTGGAGCAGTGATTTCACCGCATAACGCAGCTTTGAAAGATGCCGAAATGCTGGAACCTGTTCCTTGCGATGTAGCATTCCCGTTAGATACTGACTTTCACACCACACCTGCGAAACAACTTCGTCCTCGCTGTGTGGAACCAAACCAAACACCTCGATTTTGTCAGGGACCGCTCGGCCCCCAAGCTCAACCTTACACAATGTTGCGAGCTTTTGTTCCAGCTTTGAACGCTCCGCCAACACGGGCGAATCTGGCGGTACAAACACAACGAGAATGGCCTGCCAACCGCCCGTTGACTTGCCCGCGGGTGCATAAACAATACTGGTCGACTCAATTCCCCCAATCTCTGCCGTTAGCCCAACGACGGAGTCTCGAGGGTAGCTTTGCCCGCTGCGATGCGGCTTAATCGGCCCAATCAGAATGTATTCATCTTTATCTTGGCTCAGCAATTGCTGACCCAATACCGTTTCAGAGGAATCGAGTTGCTTCCATTCGAGAATCCCATGCTCAGCAACCGAGGGCATGCCGCTCAGATTGGTATCTGCCATAGAATACTCAGAGCCTGCGACAGGCAGCACATGCAAGTATTGAGGCTGAAGCCTACTCACCCCGTGCAATACCGCGCCACCTGCGGCGGCGTTCGCGAAATACGACATACCACGAGCATTTAGGGATTTAGCTTTTGCTGAAAACAAATCCCAGCGCCCCCACTCAAGGGAGCCATGAGCATTTCTAAACCACCGCTTCAGACCCCCAACGCCCTTGAATTGGTCACGTATGAGCGACTCTCGAACACGCGGCGTCACCAGTAAATGCGTAAGTTCAAACCGCGAAAGGTCCGGTCCAATTTGTTCTAACTGAGTTTCGTTCATTTCAACGTAGGTTGCCCCTACGCTTAAACAAGACAACAAGAGACACGGCTGGAACTGAAGTGGGCAAAAACCCGGGGCCGCGAGCACATCCCCGGCATCCAGGCTCAATACCAACGCCGCATCTCTAACGACTCCGAGAAATAGGCTCTGGGCACTGACTTCAATAGGCGCACTCTGCAAGTCTTGTACTGGCGAAAAAACTTGGAGCGCGGTCTCATCGGCCGCGTAAAAATAAGACCTGTTAGCCGCAGCAGCTGGTGCAGCAGTTCCCTGAAGGGCCAATCGCTGCGCAGGGTATTCAATCCCGTAGGTATAACGGTCTTCGGTCACCCACCATGTAGCCCCACTTTGTTCTAGGTAATCAATCGCAAACTGACGACCAAACATGGGAATCGAAACAACCACTGCACCCATTTTCAGCGCGGTTAAACAGGCCACCACATAGGCCGGGCTCATAGGCAAGACCACGGCGATGGTGTCTCCCGCAACCACTCCCGATGCTTCCCAAACAGCCTCTAACGCTCGGCAACGCTGATTCAGCGCGGCATAGCTCAGCCTTAATTCACCGCGGTCTCCGGCCCAATGAATAAATGCAGGTGCTGCTTGTTCGAGGTTACGGGTTACAAGGTCGTGATAAAAATCATACCCCTCTTGGTACCGTGCCCTACTGGGAAGACCCGCATAGCCGGTAAAGAGCTCGAGGTAACGGGTCCAAAAGTCGTTTGGGTTTTTGTAGCTATCGCGTAGCCATTTTGGCAATCGAAAAGTTGCCGTTCTCTCAGAGCTGAGAGAATTTCTCATTTTAAGTATGGGTAACTTGTCATCAACCGCCATAGAGATCTCTAACGTCGGATCTGAACGCGGCGGATTTGGTTCTTGCCCAGGGAAATAAGTACTTCTTCTGGAAAAGGC is a window encoding:
- a CDS encoding DUF4280 domain-containing protein, which translates into the protein MGCQVCMGASLKCSFGAAPSSLVVLPVNRVMATMPAANIMDNKPFMNILPFGMCMSPANPMVAAATAAALGVLTPMPCIPMTMAPWMPGNPKVLLGNMPTLNNSSKLMCNWGGVINILSPGQVKVQC
- a CDS encoding acyl-CoA synthetase; amino-acid sequence: MAVDDKLPILKMRNSLSSERTATFRLPKWLRDSYKNPNDFWTRYLELFTGYAGLPSRARYQEGYDFYHDLVTRNLEQAAPAFIHWAGDRGELRLSYAALNQRCRALEAVWEASGVVAGDTIAVVLPMSPAYVVACLTALKMGAVVVSIPMFGRQFAIDYLEQSGATWWVTEDRYTYGIEYPAQRLALQGTAAPAAAANRSYFYAADETALQVFSPVQDLQSAPIEVSAQSLFLGVVRDAALVLSLDAGDVLAAPGFCPLQFQPCLLLSCLSVGATYVEMNETQLEQIGPDLSRFELTHLLVTPRVRESLIRDQFKGVGGLKRWFRNAHGSLEWGRWDLFSAKAKSLNARGMSYFANAAAGGAVLHGVSRLQPQYLHVLPVAGSEYSMADTNLSGMPSVAEHGILEWKQLDSSETVLGQQLLSQDKDEYILIGPIKPHRSGQSYPRDSVVGLTAEIGGIESTSIVYAPAGKSTGGWQAILVVFVPPDSPVLAERSKLEQKLATLCKVELGGRAVPDKIEVFGLVPHSEDEVVSQVWCESQYLTGMLHRKEQVPAFRHLSKLRYAVKSLLQEQEG